A DNA window from Roseovarius sp. Pro17 contains the following coding sequences:
- a CDS encoding RNA polymerase sigma factor: MSSGKSDGDAAQIDPRDEIILHLKPMRAFALSLTRDVARADDLVQDTVVKAWTNIDKFTVGTNMRAWLFTILRNTFYSERRKAKREVADVDGAMTERMAEKPAHDGRLALADFRRAFEQLPAEQREALILVGAQGFAYEEAARMCNCAVGTVKSRANRGRKRLAEMLDMKEDEAMELTDQATVAVISRNPGM; encoded by the coding sequence ATGAGCTCTGGTAAATCCGATGGTGATGCCGCGCAGATTGATCCGCGCGATGAAATCATTCTGCATCTCAAACCCATGCGCGCCTTTGCTCTGTCGCTGACGCGTGATGTAGCGCGGGCGGATGATCTGGTGCAGGACACCGTCGTCAAGGCGTGGACCAATATCGACAAGTTTACCGTCGGCACGAACATGCGCGCGTGGCTGTTCACGATCCTGCGCAACACATTTTATTCCGAGCGTCGCAAGGCCAAGCGCGAAGTTGCGGATGTCGATGGCGCCATGACCGAGCGTATGGCCGAAAAGCCCGCTCATGACGGTCGCCTTGCCTTGGCCGATTTTCGCCGCGCGTTTGAGCAGCTTCCGGCGGAGCAGCGCGAGGCGCTGATCCTCGTTGGCGCGCAGGGTTTTGCCTACGAAGAGGCCGCGCGCATGTGCAACTGTGCCGTCGGCACAGTTAAAAGCCGCGCCAATCGCGGGCGCAAGCGTCTGGCCGAGATGCTGGATATGAAAGAGGATGAGGCGATGGAACTGACCGATCAGGCCACCGTCGCCGTAATCAGCCGCAATCCGGGGATGTAG
- a CDS encoding phage holin family protein, with product MIGLISAVKHRSARAIKRALMRAVGAVFLLVGIAFLTSAGWILLAEAYSTLFAALVISGIFLGIGLILLGIAAASKERHESDAEAALLRDPASPPAPGTMSPLAEAFIIGLNAAQAVRGRR from the coding sequence ATGATAGGCCTGATTTCAGCCGTCAAACACCGCTCAGCGCGCGCTATAAAGCGCGCGCTGATGCGTGCCGTGGGTGCCGTTTTCCTACTAGTCGGGATTGCGTTCCTGACATCAGCAGGCTGGATTCTTTTGGCCGAGGCATATTCGACGCTGTTCGCGGCCCTAGTCATCTCGGGGATTTTCCTCGGGATCGGTCTGATCCTGCTCGGCATCGCCGCAGCGTCAAAAGAACGTCACGAATCCGATGCAGAGGCCGCGTTGCTGCGCGATCCCGCGTCCCCGCCCGCGCCCGGCACAATGTCGCCGCTGGCCGAAGCGTTCATCATCGGCCTAAACGCGGCACAAGCGGTGCGCGGTCGACGCTAA
- a CDS encoding NepR family anti-sigma factor: MGRKSEETKDGERTPAKALKRDQIDANLKRVYDEMLEDDVPDRFEQLLRQLREQDDK, encoded by the coding sequence ATGGGGCGCAAGAGCGAAGAAACTAAAGATGGCGAAAGAACGCCGGCAAAAGCCTTAAAGCGGGACCAGATCGACGCCAATCTAAAGCGCGTCTATGATGAAATGCTGGAGGACGACGTGCCCGATCGCTTTGAGCAATTGTTGCGACAGCTGCGAGAGCAGGACGATAAATGA
- a CDS encoding PLDc N-terminal domain-containing protein, with protein MVNVTGVGSFIVLVLDVWAIVSIFGSSASTGRKVLWILLVILLPILGFILWLFLGPRAAKAGG; from the coding sequence ATGGTGAACGTGACCGGTGTGGGCAGTTTCATCGTCCTCGTCCTTGACGTTTGGGCGATCGTATCGATTTTCGGCTCGTCCGCATCTACGGGGCGAAAGGTTCTGTGGATTTTGTTAGTGATCCTGCTGCCGATCCTCGGCTTTATTCTCTGGTTGTTTCTTGGCCCGCGCGCCGCCAAGGCGGGCGGATGA
- a CDS encoding YihY/virulence factor BrkB family protein, whose protein sequence is MSMRGAAAYGRRRVPVGLWPALKGVWTLIGEKNLNLIASGIGFFGILATFPAIAALIALWGFVADPALVEAQVSEFTSLLPIEVAELLTGRVAELVAADSTTLGWAGLLSVGLALWSARAGIAALMVGVNAVYGERNRGGLRHMLVAFGLTGCLILLALACFAALVIAPIVLAFLPLGPFATFIAEMLRWAVAVSTVMLALGLLYRYGPNRKGIARAGWISPGAITATILWALATWAFTIYLQNFGNYNKIYGSLGAVIVLLLWLYISAFVCLLGAALNAELELQQRKDTTRGPAKPMGQRGAFVADNMSRDFKRE, encoded by the coding sequence ATGAGCATGCGGGGCGCCGCTGCGTATGGTCGCAGACGGGTGCCCGTCGGCCTCTGGCCCGCCCTCAAGGGGGTGTGGACGCTGATCGGCGAAAAGAACCTGAACCTCATCGCGTCAGGCATCGGGTTCTTTGGCATTCTCGCTACTTTTCCGGCTATCGCGGCGCTGATCGCGCTCTGGGGATTTGTCGCCGACCCGGCGCTGGTTGAGGCTCAGGTTTCAGAATTCACGTCCCTTCTGCCTATTGAGGTCGCTGAACTGCTGACTGGCCGCGTGGCCGAATTGGTTGCCGCCGACAGCACGACGCTGGGTTGGGCGGGGCTGTTGTCGGTCGGGCTGGCACTGTGGTCTGCGCGGGCCGGCATCGCGGCGCTGATGGTGGGGGTCAACGCAGTCTACGGTGAGCGTAATCGCGGCGGGTTGCGTCATATGTTAGTTGCGTTCGGTCTGACTGGATGCTTGATATTGCTGGCTTTAGCCTGCTTTGCCGCGCTGGTCATCGCCCCAATTGTGCTGGCCTTCCTGCCGCTTGGTCCCTTTGCGACATTCATAGCCGAAATGCTACGCTGGGCCGTTGCCGTATCGACAGTGATGCTGGCGCTGGGGCTGCTGTATCGCTACGGGCCCAACCGAAAGGGTATCGCACGCGCGGGATGGATATCACCGGGCGCGATCACCGCCACCATCCTCTGGGCGCTGGCCACTTGGGCATTTACGATCTATCTGCAAAATTTCGGCAACTATAACAAGATCTACGGCTCGCTGGGCGCGGTGATTGTGCTGCTGCTGTGGCTCTATATCAGCGCTTTCGTTTGCCTTCTGGGCGCAGCCCTCAACGCTGAGCTGGAGCTGCAACAGCGCAAGGATACGACGCGCGGCCCGGCCAAGCCAATGGGTCAGCGCGGCGCGTTCGTGGCAGATAACATGAGCAGGGATTTCAAGCGCGAGTGA
- a CDS encoding allophanate hydrolase subunit 1 produces the protein MKTRYSYGGDEHIFVEMDEEMSLDAFFKSLAMSNAAREANIDGVREICPANASFQVRYDPDVIAPEDMMAKLKELEKKAINAEKRLETRIVEVPVFYQDPWTHECVMRFRERHQDPSGTDLDYAARINGYDSVEAFIEAHHSAPWFVSMVGFVSGLPFLYQLVERDKQIEVPKYLKPRTDTPKQTVGYGGCFSCVYSVRGAGGYQMFGITPMTIFDADQKVSYLKDFMVFFKPGDIVKWKPIDREEYDRILKGVEDGTYTPRIAEVTFDLEDFNTDMDGTNAKLMEALNDV, from the coding sequence GTGAAGACACGGTATTCATACGGCGGCGACGAGCATATCTTTGTCGAAATGGACGAGGAAATGTCGCTGGACGCGTTCTTTAAATCCCTCGCCATGAGCAATGCGGCGCGCGAGGCCAATATCGACGGCGTGCGCGAAATCTGCCCGGCCAACGCATCGTTTCAGGTGCGCTACGACCCGGATGTCATCGCCCCCGAGGACATGATGGCCAAGCTCAAGGAACTTGAGAAAAAGGCGATCAACGCCGAAAAGCGGCTGGAAACGCGCATCGTCGAGGTGCCGGTTTTCTACCAGGATCCGTGGACGCACGAATGTGTCATGCGCTTTCGCGAGCGCCACCAGGACCCTAGCGGAACCGATCTGGACTATGCCGCGCGCATCAACGGCTACGACAGTGTCGAGGCATTCATCGAGGCGCATCACAGCGCGCCTTGGTTCGTGTCGATGGTTGGGTTCGTGTCGGGCCTGCCGTTCCTCTACCAGTTGGTCGAGCGCGACAAGCAGATCGAGGTACCCAAATACCTCAAGCCACGCACCGACACGCCGAAACAGACGGTCGGCTATGGCGGGTGCTTTTCCTGCGTCTATTCCGTGCGCGGCGCGGGTGGATATCAGATGTTTGGCATCACGCCGATGACGATCTTTGATGCAGACCAAAAGGTGAGCTACCTCAAGGACTTCATGGTCTTCTTTAAACCCGGCGACATCGTCAAATGGAAACCGATAGACCGCGAGGAATACGACCGCATTCTCAAGGGCGTCGAGGATGGCACCTATACACCGCGCATCGCCGAGGTGACCTTTGATCTGGAAGATTTCAACACCGACATGGACGGCACCAATGCCAAGCTGATGGAGGCTCTCAATGACGTTTGA
- a CDS encoding response regulator, with protein sequence MGNPDSSLHFSQQIAHHLPYLRRYARALTGSQSSGDAFAAATLEAILEDREAYSKDTSPRVALFRAFRLVWQSAGAPESDPGDASAKRNLEASAQDRMRQLTPDTRQALLLNSIEEFSPQEIGQIMDISASDAEGLIAAARMEIENGMAGDVLVIEDEAIIAMDLHSIVTSIGHNVTGIGRTADAAIDLGLKKTPDLILADIQLADNSSGIDAVNALLQQIGEIPVIFITAFPERLLTGDKPEPAFVIAKPYTEDQVRSAVGQAMFFSSTETLKNA encoded by the coding sequence ATGGGTAATCCTGATTCAAGTCTGCATTTTTCGCAGCAGATCGCACACCACCTTCCCTATCTCAGACGGTATGCCCGTGCATTGACAGGCAGTCAGTCCAGCGGCGACGCCTTTGCTGCCGCCACGCTTGAGGCGATCCTGGAGGATCGCGAGGCCTATTCCAAAGACACCTCACCTCGCGTTGCGCTATTCCGGGCGTTTCGTCTCGTTTGGCAGAGCGCTGGCGCGCCTGAGTCCGACCCCGGTGACGCGTCTGCCAAGCGTAACTTGGAAGCATCTGCGCAGGACCGTATGCGGCAGTTGACCCCCGATACGCGTCAGGCCCTGCTGCTGAATTCCATCGAGGAGTTCTCGCCGCAGGAAATCGGTCAGATCATGGACATCAGCGCATCGGACGCCGAAGGTTTGATTGCCGCCGCCCGCATGGAAATCGAAAACGGCATGGCGGGCGATGTGCTGGTGATTGAGGATGAGGCGATCATCGCCATGGATCTGCACAGCATCGTCACATCCATCGGCCACAATGTCACCGGCATCGGCCGCACCGCCGATGCAGCGATCGATCTGGGGTTGAAGAAGACGCCGGACCTCATTCTGGCTGATATCCAACTGGCCGATAACTCGTCCGGGATCGACGCGGTGAACGCACTGCTTCAGCAGATCGGCGAAATTCCCGTGATCTTTATCACCGCCTTCCCCGAACGCCTGTTGACCGGCGACAAGCCTGAACCGGCCTTTGTCATCGCCAAGCCCTACACAGAAGATCAGGTTCGTTCGGCTGTCGGTCAAGCGATGTTCTTTTCGTCGACCGAGACGCTGAAAAACGCCTAG
- a CDS encoding DUF1328 domain-containing protein, producing the protein MLYWAIVFFIVAVVSAIFGFGGIASASAGIAQILFFVFFVLFAIALIVRVVRK; encoded by the coding sequence ATGCTATATTGGGCAATTGTATTCTTTATTGTCGCCGTTGTCTCCGCAATCTTTGGGTTCGGCGGCATTGCCTCGGCATCGGCGGGGATCGCTCAGATTTTGTTCTTCGTCTTTTTCGTGCTGTTTGCCATCGCGCTGATCGTGCGCGTCGTGCGCAAGTAG
- a CDS encoding sulfotransferase domain-containing protein — MSKKPTKKSAPQKPAAPKASIVWLASYPKSGNTWTRIFLANYLMNPEKPVSINQVHRFGMGDSIAKTYNMVAAPETPDLSDVEVILRLRDKVLRGIIGNNADVNLVKTHNIRGAAFGTQLIPAQYTRSAVYIVRNPMDMVLSYARHYGIEPAAAIEAIGRSDNANATDGAAVWQFLGSWTEHVCSWTSKSPYPTLVLRYEDMLDKPEEAFGALVKHLGVPLEEERLQKAIRFASFDEVSSQEKATGFKENPGKSETFFTSGKSGKWKEALSDDLIEKMQTDHRATMKRFGYL; from the coding sequence ATGAGCAAGAAACCGACCAAGAAGAGCGCGCCGCAAAAGCCTGCCGCGCCCAAGGCCAGCATCGTCTGGCTGGCGTCCTATCCGAAATCGGGCAACACCTGGACGCGGATATTTCTCGCTAACTATCTGATGAACCCCGAAAAACCGGTGTCGATCAATCAGGTCCACCGCTTTGGCATGGGCGATTCTATCGCCAAGACCTACAATATGGTTGCCGCACCCGAGACGCCCGATCTGAGTGATGTCGAGGTGATCTTGCGCCTGCGCGACAAGGTGCTGCGCGGCATTATCGGCAACAATGCCGACGTCAATCTGGTCAAAACGCATAACATTCGCGGCGCGGCGTTCGGTACCCAACTGATCCCAGCGCAATATACCCGCTCGGCCGTCTATATCGTGCGCAATCCCATGGACATGGTGCTGTCCTACGCACGCCATTACGGAATCGAACCCGCCGCCGCCATCGAGGCGATCGGGCGCAGCGACAACGCCAACGCGACCGATGGCGCCGCCGTGTGGCAATTCCTTGGTTCGTGGACCGAGCATGTGTGCAGTTGGACCAGCAAATCGCCTTATCCGACCCTCGTGCTGCGCTATGAGGACATGCTGGACAAGCCTGAGGAGGCCTTTGGCGCGCTGGTCAAGCATCTGGGTGTTCCGCTGGAGGAGGAGAGGCTGCAAAAGGCCATCCGCTTTGCCAGCTTTGACGAGGTATCGAGCCAGGAAAAGGCCACCGGATTCAAAGAAAACCCCGGCAAAAGCGAGACGTTCTTTACGTCGGGCAAATCGGGCAAGTGGAAAGAGGCGCTGAGCGATGATCTGATTGAAAAGATGCAGACCGATCACCGCGCCACCATGAAACGGTTCGGATACCTGTGA
- a CDS encoding histidine kinase dimerization/phosphoacceptor domain -containing protein: MQDVRPDKAVVPDDGWQSLHRRNALLPRTALMLTLALLPLGIIAVAQTQNAIISARDTYRASLSAQTARLVAPEREAIQSAHGITQGLADALAVLGPNDTVCSDLMRHTSARSGSIVFLGFIDVNRKSDCNNFASSYDFKNIKSLDQAMTRGSLTVSYNPLGGASGLPVVIVQQPVFTTQGVFKGVVNLSMLSASMVAERATDPMAHNAVIVTFNEEGEVLTADGGPGDYLKFMPAETKLTDLIGQGSQLFTEDSRGGKARDFAVVPILEGKAYALGSWQPVRPLVRDRAFSTFTLLFPLLMWLISLVVALLAIRLQVIRPIRVLGRQMRDFAEGRRTLRSEALDNAPTELREIGETFNIMAQKVIRDEADLENTVHERDVLIKEVHHRVKNNLQLMSSILNMQARNAPNTDTRNALRKVQDRLTSLSAVHRGLYETPQVSQVRVDTLLGDMLRQLATLGEGDSVPLDVDFQLEGVTLVPDQAGPLAMLAAEGFTNALKYGAAGADGRRLIRVRLRPDPSGPDMVMFEIANTVISDGVRAETEQGLGLKLIQAFCAQLDCRMKSCEEEAGWYEMQICFKKQEFAPEQHTPRV; this comes from the coding sequence GTGCAGGATGTCAGGCCCGACAAAGCAGTTGTTCCCGACGACGGCTGGCAGTCCCTGCACCGCCGCAACGCGTTGTTGCCGCGCACCGCGCTGATGCTGACGCTGGCCCTTTTGCCGCTGGGGATCATTGCAGTTGCCCAGACCCAAAACGCCATTATCAGCGCGCGCGACACCTACCGCGCCAGCCTTAGCGCGCAGACGGCGCGCCTCGTCGCGCCCGAACGCGAGGCGATACAGAGCGCGCATGGTATTACTCAAGGCTTGGCAGACGCGCTAGCCGTGCTGGGCCCCAACGACACGGTATGTTCCGATCTGATGCGTCATACGTCCGCGCGCAGCGGATCGATTGTCTTTCTCGGATTTATCGACGTGAACCGAAAGTCGGATTGTAACAATTTTGCAAGCTCCTACGATTTCAAGAATATAAAATCCCTCGATCAGGCTATGACACGCGGCTCTCTGACGGTCAGCTACAATCCTCTGGGCGGCGCCAGCGGGTTGCCCGTGGTCATCGTCCAACAACCGGTTTTTACGACGCAGGGGGTTTTCAAGGGCGTTGTAAACCTGTCGATGCTGTCTGCAAGTATGGTCGCCGAACGCGCTACAGACCCCATGGCTCACAACGCCGTCATCGTGACCTTCAACGAAGAAGGTGAGGTGCTGACCGCCGATGGCGGACCGGGCGACTACCTCAAGTTCATGCCCGCAGAAACGAAGCTGACCGATCTGATCGGGCAAGGCAGTCAACTGTTTACTGAGGACAGCCGCGGCGGCAAGGCGCGCGATTTTGCAGTCGTGCCCATCCTCGAAGGCAAAGCCTATGCGTTGGGCAGTTGGCAACCGGTGCGCCCGCTGGTGCGTGATCGCGCGTTCTCGACCTTCACCCTGCTTTTTCCGCTACTGATGTGGCTCATCAGTCTGGTCGTCGCTCTGTTGGCGATCCGTCTACAGGTGATCCGCCCCATCCGTGTTCTGGGCCGCCAGATGCGCGATTTCGCCGAGGGTCGCCGCACGCTCCGTAGCGAGGCGCTGGATAACGCCCCTACCGAACTGCGCGAAATCGGCGAGACGTTCAACATAATGGCGCAGAAGGTCATCCGCGACGAGGCCGATCTGGAAAACACGGTGCACGAACGCGACGTGCTGATCAAGGAAGTGCACCACCGGGTCAAGAATAACCTTCAGCTGATGTCGTCGATCCTGAACATGCAGGCCCGCAACGCGCCCAATACCGACACGCGCAACGCCCTGCGCAAAGTGCAGGACCGCCTGACCAGCCTCTCAGCCGTGCATCGCGGTCTGTACGAAACACCACAGGTTAGCCAGGTGCGCGTCGATACGCTGCTGGGTGATATGCTGCGCCAGCTTGCCACGCTGGGCGAAGGGGACAGCGTGCCCCTCGACGTGGATTTCCAGTTGGAGGGCGTCACGTTAGTCCCTGATCAGGCCGGTCCCCTGGCGATGCTGGCTGCCGAAGGGTTCACCAACGCACTGAAATACGGTGCCGCTGGCGCGGATGGGCGCCGTCTTATCCGCGTCCGCCTGCGCCCAGATCCCTCGGGTCCGGATATGGTCATGTTCGAGATCGCCAACACTGTCATTAGCGACGGCGTGCGCGCCGAAACCGAGCAGGGCCTCGGCCTCAAGCTGATACAGGCGTTCTGCGCGCAACTCGACTGCCGCATGAAAAGCTGCGAAGAAGAGGCAGGCTGGTATGAGATGCAAATCTGTTTCAAAAAGCAGGAATTCGCGCCCGAGCAGCATACGCCACGTGTCTGA
- a CDS encoding biotin-dependent carboxyltransferase family protein, whose amino-acid sequence MTFEVVKPGLLTTIQDLGRPGYFHLGIPEGGAMDRAAMRIANMLVGNPEDAAGLEAVFMGPELTFNEDALVAVAGAKMPVYVDGDERSSWSSFPVKAGQTLKFGYLKTGARIYIAIAGGIDTPPALGSRSTYPIGALGGFEGRALAAGDTVPVGKATAKAKERTLDQSLLAELPKPVELRVLPGLYWHRLTDASQKQFFADEWKVAPEADRMGYRFRGGNPMEFVEREQPFGAGSDPSNIVDGCYSYGSIQIPGGSEPIVLHRDAVSGGGYFTIGAIISADMDLIGQLQPNTPVKFRQVDMASALDARHERNARLEKIRSALS is encoded by the coding sequence ATGACGTTTGAAGTTGTCAAACCCGGCCTTTTGACCACCATACAGGACCTGGGACGGCCCGGCTATTTCCACCTCGGTATCCCCGAAGGCGGCGCGATGGACCGCGCGGCAATGCGCATTGCCAACATGCTGGTCGGCAATCCTGAGGATGCCGCCGGGCTGGAGGCGGTGTTTATGGGGCCGGAACTGACGTTCAATGAGGATGCACTCGTTGCCGTGGCCGGGGCCAAAATGCCGGTCTACGTCGACGGCGACGAGCGCAGCAGCTGGTCTTCGTTCCCCGTCAAGGCAGGTCAGACGCTGAAATTTGGCTATCTGAAAACCGGCGCGCGCATCTATATTGCCATTGCTGGCGGCATCGACACGCCCCCGGCCTTAGGCAGCCGCTCGACCTATCCCATCGGCGCTTTGGGCGGCTTTGAGGGCCGCGCATTGGCAGCGGGGGATACCGTCCCTGTGGGCAAGGCAACAGCCAAGGCCAAGGAGCGCACGCTGGACCAATCTCTGCTTGCCGAGTTGCCCAAGCCGGTCGAGTTGCGCGTTCTGCCCGGCCTCTATTGGCACCGTCTGACGGACGCCTCGCAAAAGCAGTTCTTTGCGGATGAGTGGAAGGTCGCGCCCGAGGCTGACCGAATGGGATACCGCTTTCGCGGCGGCAATCCGATGGAATTCGTAGAGCGCGAGCAGCCGTTTGGCGCAGGATCGGACCCGTCCAACATCGTCGACGGGTGCTATTCCTACGGCTCGATCCAGATCCCCGGCGGATCGGAACCCATCGTGCTGCACCGCGATGCGGTGTCAGGCGGCGGGTATTTCACCATCGGCGCGATCATTTCCGCCGACATGGACCTGATCGGGCAGCTACAGCCTAATACGCCGGTCAAGTTCCGTCAGGTGGATATGGCAAGCGCGCTGGATGCCCGGCACGAGCGCAATGCGCGGCTGGAGAAGATCCGCAGCGCCCTCAGCTAA
- the dps gene encoding DNA starvation/stationary phase protection protein Dps, which translates to MPEKFTDYLSDNAREASISHLNIALATGIQLQLALKQAHWNIKGPSFIGIHELLDEVRARMDEHVDTIAERCVILGGIADGTLDGVEKNGKLDAYPRDAVHQDTHIDELKKRMVQFVSLVHEGIKETGDAGDEETADLYTAVSRGVSKDAWFIGAHHTDAKK; encoded by the coding sequence ATGCCCGAGAAGTTCACAGACTACCTCAGCGACAACGCGCGCGAAGCGTCGATCAGCCACCTGAACATTGCCCTCGCGACGGGCATCCAGTTGCAGCTTGCGCTCAAGCAGGCGCATTGGAACATCAAAGGCCCCAGCTTTATCGGTATTCACGAACTTCTGGACGAGGTTCGCGCCCGGATGGATGAACATGTCGATACGATTGCCGAGCGCTGCGTGATCCTCGGCGGCATTGCCGATGGCACGTTGGATGGCGTCGAAAAGAACGGCAAGCTGGATGCATATCCACGCGATGCTGTGCATCAGGACACGCATATCGACGAGTTGAAAAAACGGATGGTGCAGTTCGTGTCGCTGGTGCACGAGGGCATCAAGGAAACCGGTGATGCGGGCGACGAAGAGACGGCCGACCTCTACACAGCCGTCAGCCGGGGCGTCAGCAAGGACGCTTGGTTCATCGGCGCGCACCACACCGACGCCAAGAAATAG
- a CDS encoding sulfotransferase domain-containing protein, with product MSGLKRIIWIASYPKSGNTWMRSLLAHYFMPAGQAPDINNLRNFTTADVRQDFYDAAHGGPYKGADLKDWMRVRPQALRLIAQSRPNHHFVKTHCQTIRVEGQDIIPPEVTAGGIYLIRNPFDLAPSFARHQSADIDTAIERMCNPDTVMGTPSGIFDVLGRWDDHVHSWTNAPGLKRRVIRYEDLLSKPAREMRGLLEVFLGQKVDGPKLAKAVKATAFANMQKQEREQGFTEKPEGMTSFFAKGQAGVWKDDLTPAQVARIREAFLPALEQHYPEMLRETEEFARGI from the coding sequence ATGAGCGGGCTGAAACGCATCATCTGGATCGCGTCCTACCCGAAATCGGGCAACACTTGGATGCGCAGCCTGCTGGCGCATTACTTTATGCCCGCCGGACAGGCGCCCGATATCAACAACCTGCGCAACTTTACCACCGCCGACGTGCGGCAGGATTTCTATGACGCGGCCCATGGCGGTCCCTACAAAGGCGCGGACCTCAAGGACTGGATGCGCGTGCGGCCGCAGGCCTTGCGCCTGATCGCGCAGTCGCGCCCCAACCACCACTTCGTCAAGACGCATTGCCAGACCATCCGGGTCGAAGGGCAGGACATCATACCGCCCGAAGTGACCGCGGGCGGCATCTACCTGATCCGCAACCCCTTTGACCTTGCGCCCAGTTTCGCGCGCCACCAATCGGCGGATATCGACACGGCGATCGAGCGGATGTGCAATCCCGACACGGTGATGGGCACACCCAGCGGCATCTTTGACGTGCTGGGGCGCTGGGATGATCACGTTCATTCCTGGACCAACGCGCCTGGGCTGAAGCGCCGTGTGATTCGGTATGAGGACCTGCTCAGCAAGCCCGCTCGCGAGATGCGCGGATTGCTGGAAGTGTTCCTTGGCCAGAAGGTGGACGGGCCGAAACTGGCCAAGGCGGTCAAGGCGACGGCGTTCGCCAACATGCAGAAACAGGAACGCGAACAAGGCTTTACCGAAAAGCCAGAGGGCATGACCAGCTTTTTTGCCAAGGGGCAGGCGGGTGTCTGGAAGGACGATCTGACCCCCGCGCAGGTCGCCCGTATCCGCGAGGCATTCCTGCCCGCGCTTGAGCAGCATTACCCCGAAATGCTGCGCGAGACCGAAGAATTCGCGCGCGGCATCTGA